The bacterium region GAAGAAACATATGCATGAAAATATCTTTTGTTTTTTCCGAAAATGAAAGCAATGCAAAATTATATGATTGAAATCCCGTAACCGGAAAAATGTCCCATAGGCCTTCTACCGTTCCGCATAAAAGCATTTTCAAAATCATACCGAATGCAAACGCAGGGATAGCGTAACCGATAAATACGATTACACTTGATGTGATATCAAACTTACTCCCGTGCCTCAGCGCTTTGGCAATTCCCAGAGGAATACATATCAAATAACTTAGTAAAAAACCCGTAATTCCGAAAATTAAAGACACGGGCAATCGTTCGCGTATAAGCTGTAAGGCGGTTTTATTGGGGAACTTATATGATTCCATCTTTAAGCCGATTCTATCGGTAATCAGCCATTTAAAATATCGTTTATAAAATGGCTTATCAAAACCAAAATGAGCTTCAAGTTGTTTGCGATATTCTGCAGTTATAGTCGTTGTTGCAGATGCTCCTTTTCCTCCTTCGCCGCTTGTAGCAGCTCTCATCTGCATTATCTTTTCTTCAACAGGACCTCCCGGGACAAACTGAATGAGTCCGAAACAGATAATAGTTATTCCTATAAAAGTGGGGATTATTAATAAAAGACGCCGTATAAAATACTCCATTCTTTCCATAAATGTTATTCCTTAAATTCTTCGTCAAAGAAAATAGAAGCTTTGCAACCCGGCAGATACCTGCCTTTTTGAATCGCATCGGTTAAATCTTCAGCCGAATCCTCGTCATACCACCAATACCAATAGGCGGAATTTTCATTGCCGTATTTTGAAAGAACGGTTGAAGGTGTGCCGAATTTATTCCAATAAAGCAGACGGATATAATTAATACGCCAGATTAATATATAAGGACACTGACTTGTAACAATAGCATCAATTTGGCGGCATATTTCGTGCCGTTTTTCTACATCAAAAATAGTTTTTTGTTTTTCTATGAAGACATCAACTACCTTATCTTTAAAACCGGTGATATTGTTCCCCGACTTTCTATCAGCTTCTGTTGATGCCCACATGCTTTCAGGGTCTTTGAATATGACAGAACCCCAAGCCGCCCAAGTCATATCGAAATTGAATTCGTCCATATCCTTCATCCAAGTCGCAAAGTCTTTCTGGTCTATCTTCAATTCTATTCCTATGTCTTTTAAGTCTTCGGCATATATATTAATGAATTTTCCAGTAGATGAATCGCGATTAAGAAATTTAAAACTGAAACGTTTACCGTTCTTCTCCAAAAATCCGGTTTGTGGATTTACCTGCCATCCCGCTTCTTTTAATAATGCCATTGCTTTTTCCTTGTCAAAATTAAAAACCTTATTTTTACAGGGCGCTTCTTTTGAATAAAGGTCTTCAAAATATGAACAATGCATAGTGTATTGGTTATACATAAGAGTTCGGTTCATTTGTTCCTTATCAAGCAGATACGCCATCGCTTTTCGCACCTTTATATCGTCAAACGGCGGTCTTCTCATATTCATGGCAAATCCTTGAAAAGGCGCCGGCTCATAATTGTATATCTTCTGTTTTACAATCCATTCCTTTTCAAATTTCTCACCCTTTGTTTCGTTTACCCAAAGGCGGGATGTGTAAACAGGATAAATGTCTATTAATCCTTTTTTAAACGCTTCAAATGCATTCTCCCGTTCTGCAAAAAATCTGAAAACAATTGTCTGAAAATTACCTGTGTTCTGAAAACGTTGCTCTGATTTTGCCCACCAGTTATCTCTACGCACAATCTTAATAAAAAGCCCCTCATTAATTTCGCCGAGTTTATAAAGCCCCGATACTACAGGGAACTGGAAATTTATCTTATTGAAATCCTTCTTCTCAAAAATATGTTTAGGAAGAATATTTAATCCTCCCAATGCTAAAAGATTTCTCCAGTGCACCTCTTTCGTTGTAAATCTTATTGTGTGTTCATCTACAACTTCAGGTGGTAAGAATTTTTCCATAGACATCTTAAAAACGCCGGTTAGATTTTTGGGATCCATTATGGCTTGGAATGTCCACTCCACATCATATGCAGTAATAGGCTCACCATCACTCCATCTTGCGCGTTCATCTATCCAGAATGTAAAAGTTGTTTTATCATCAGAAATACTCCATT contains the following coding sequences:
- a CDS encoding ABC transporter permease subunit, with amino-acid sequence MEYFIRRLLLIIPTFIGITIICFGLIQFVPGGPVEEKIMQMRAATSGEGGKGASATTTITAEYRKQLEAHFGFDKPFYKRYFKWLITDRIGLKMESYKFPNKTALQLIRERLPVSLIFGITGFLLSYLICIPLGIAKALRHGSKFDITSSVIVFIGYAIPAFAFGMILKMLLCGTVEGLWDIFPVTGFQSYNFALLSFSEKTKDIFMHMFLPVLCYVIGNFAVLTLLMKNSLLEQIGKDYIRTVIAKGGSSKRAIWGHALRNSLIPIATGFGGILMVMFAGSVIIEQIFEIPGMGRLSLEAIIGRDYAVFMAILSLTSILTLLGNILSDFCYVLIDPRITFNK
- a CDS encoding ABC transporter substrate-binding protein, giving the protein MRFKKLLSIFIILIVTVAHSPADEFFPKDNWKDLPNPLASPQAKVGGEMATFAGQYPNSLNYYLASNILTSEVFSAMYDSLLTLHPLTAEYEPMIAKQWSISDDKTTFTFWIDERARWSDGEPITAYDVEWTFQAIMDPKNLTGVFKMSMEKFLPPEVVDEHTIRFTTKEVHWRNLLALGGLNILPKHIFEKKDFNKINFQFPVVSGLYKLGEINEGLFIKIVRRDNWWAKSEQRFQNTGNFQTIVFRFFAERENAFEAFKKGLIDIYPVYTSRLWVNETKGEKFEKEWIVKQKIYNYEPAPFQGFAMNMRRPPFDDIKVRKAMAYLLDKEQMNRTLMYNQYTMHCSYFEDLYSKEAPCKNKVFNFDKEKAMALLKEAGWQVNPQTGFLEKNGKRFSFKFLNRDSSTGKFINIYAEDLKDIGIELKIDQKDFATWMKDMDEFNFDMTWAAWGSVIFKDPESMWASTEADRKSGNNITGFKDKVVDVFIEKQKTIFDVEKRHEICRQIDAIVTSQCPYILIWRINYIRLLYWNKFGTPSTVLSKYGNENSAYWYWWYDEDSAEDLTDAIQKGRYLPGCKASIFFDEEFKE